One part of the Cyprinus carpio isolate SPL01 chromosome A25, ASM1834038v1, whole genome shotgun sequence genome encodes these proteins:
- the LOC109058067 gene encoding proteasome subunit alpha type-4 produces MSRRYDSRTTIFSPEGRLYQVEYAMEAIGHAGTCLGILAKDGVLLAAERRNIHKLLDEVFFSEKIYKLNEDMACSVAGITSDANVLTNELRLIAQRYLLQYQEPIPCEQLVTALCDIKQAYTQFGGKRPFGVSLLYMGWDKHYGFQLYQSDPSGNYGGWKATCIGNNSAAAVSMLKQDYKEGEMTLSSALALAVKVLNKTMDVSKLSAEKVEIATLTRENGKTRIKVLKQKEVEELIKKHEAEEAKAEKDKKEKEQKEKDK; encoded by the exons ATG TCTCGGAGATATGACTCAAGAACGACTATTTTCTCACCAGAGG GCCGTCTGTATCAGGTAGAATATGCCATGGAGGCCATCGGTCACGCTGGCACCTGTCTGGGCATCCTGGCCAAGGACGGCGTGCTGCTGGCGGCAGAGAGGAGGAACATCCACAAACTTCTGGACGAGGTGTTCTTCTCTGAGAAGATTTACAAACTCAACGA AGACATGGCTTGCAGTGTAGCGGGAATTACATCAGATGCCAACGTCCTCACAAACGAGCTGAGGCTCATCGCACAGAG GTACCTGCTGCAGTATCAGGAGCCCATTCCCTGTGAGCAGCTGGTTACTGCCTTGTGTGACATCAAACAGGCTTACACACAGTTTGGAG GTAAAAGGCCCTTCGGTGTGTCTCTGCTGTATATGGGATGGGACAAACACTACGGCTTCCAGCTCTATCAGAGTGACCCCAGTGGAAACTATGGAGGCTGGAAAGCCACGTGCATCGGCAACAACAGCGCA gCTGCTGTGTCAATGCTGAAGCAGGACTATAAAGAGGGAGAGATGACTCTGTCGTCTGCCCTCGCTCTTGCCGTCAAAGTGCTGAACAAGACCATGGACGTCAGCAAGCTGTCAGCAGAGAAAG TGGAGATTGCCACACTGACACGAGAGAACGGCAAGACCAGAATCAAAGTCCTCAAGCAGAAGGAAGTGGAAGAGCTCATCAAGAAACACGAAGCAGAAGAGGCCAAAGCCGAGAAagacaagaaagagaaagaacagaaggagaaagacaaataa